The Pseudodesulfovibrio sediminis genome includes the window GTTGCAATCCGTGGATGCCTACCCGGACCCGGACTGTTATGATCTGCTCATGGCCGCGTCGGAATTGTACAAGGTCTGGCCGACACAGGTCATCGCCGGCAACGGCGCGTCCGAGCTGCTTTTTGCCATCGCGGGCATGGGCCAGCATCGACAGGCGATCATCCCTTCGCCCACCTATGTTGATTATGCACGGGCATGCAAGGCGCATCGACTGCCCATTGTCGAAGCGGGCATGACCGAGGACTTTCAGGTGGATTTCCCGGCCATGGCCTCGTTGTTGACCACCCCATCGGTGGTCTTTCTGTGCAATCCGAACAACCCCACGGGGACGACCATTTCTCCGGCCGACCTGAGGGAAGTGGCGACCATGTTTCCGCAGTCGCGGTTCGTGGTGGATGAATCCTTTGGCGAGTTCATGCCCGAGGACACGGACCGGCTGATCCGTAATCGCCCCTCCAATGTGATCACCGTCTTGTCGCTGACCAAATTTTACGCCATCCCCGGTATTCGGTTGGGGCTGGCTTTTGGCGACCCGGATGTGATCCTGCGACTCAAGCAGCGGCTCCCGGCCTGGTCCGTGAACCTCCTTGCCCAGAAAGTGGGCGAGCGGTGTCTTCGGGACAAGCAGTATGCTGCCGTCACCCGTGAAGAGACCGGGTTGTTACGCGAGAACCTTGCCTCGGGCCTGCGGCATATTCCGGGTATCAAGGTCATGCCCGGCGTGGCCAACTACCTGCTCTGTCGCATGGACCGTATCGGTCAGGACGCCACCGGGCTTCAGCAGCGTCTGCTGAAGGAGCACCATATCTCCATCCGCCTGTGCGGTAACTATACCGGACTGGACAACAACTGGTTCCGTGTGGCCGTGCGTGACAAGGATGACAACGAGCAGCTCATCCGGGCCATGGAAGCGGTCAGCGGGACCGCGCGCGGACCGGTTGTGAAACGCGCGAGGAAAACTCCCGCGCTCATGATCCAGGGAACCAGCTCCAATGCGGGCAAATCCGTTTTGGCCGCAGCGTTCTGCCGGATCATGCTTCAGGACGGGTACTCCGTGGCGCCGTTCAAGGCGCAGAACATGTCGCTCAATTCGTTTGTCACGGATCAGGGCGGCGAGATGGGACGCGCGCAGGTGACCCAGGCCATGGCCTGTCGCCTCAAACCGGATGTGCGCATGAACCCGGTACTGCTCAAGCCCGGCTCGGATACCGGCTCTCAGGTCATTGTCATGGGGCAGCCTGTGGGGCACATGGCCGTGCGGGAATATGTGGAGTACAAGCCGCGCGCCTGGGAGGCCGTTAAAACCGCCTACGACTCACTGGCCAACGAGCATGACATTATCGTGCTGGAAGGCGCTGGCAGTCCGGCGGAAGTGAATCTGAAACACCACGACATCGTGAACATGGCCATGGCCAGATTCGCCAACGCGCGCGTGCTGCTTACGGGCGACATCGACCGGGGCGGCGTGTTCGCGTCCATGGTCGGGACCATGCACCTGCTCACGCCCATGGAGCGCGATCTGGTGGAGGGTTTCCTCATCAATCGGTTCCGGGGTGATGCCAGCCTCCTTGATCCAGCCTTTGGACAGATGTTCGAGCACACGGGCAAGCCGGTCATGGGCACCATCCCGTACATCCATTCCCTCGGCCTGCCCGAAGAGGATTCGGTCTCCTTCAAGGAAGGATTCAGGCCGGAGCATACCTCCTTCCCGGACGACGAGTGTGTGGAGATCGTGGTGCTGGATCTGCCGCGTATCTCGAATTTCAACGATATTGATCCGCTGCACGCCGAGCCGGATGTGAAGATCCGTGTGGTTTCCGATGCGCGTGACGTGGGCACACCGGACGCCATCATCATTCCCGGCTCCAAGTCCACGGTGCCGGACATGAAGACTCTCAAAGGGACGGGCATGGCCGCAGTGTTGCGGGAACTCGCCAATGACGGGCACCGTACCCGTATTGTCGGTATCTGCGGTGGTTTTCAGATGCTCGGCCAGACCGTGGATGATCCGTATGGGCTGGAGTCGGAGACCACCCGCGTGGAAGGCTTCGGCCTGCTGCCGGTGCAGACGTCGCTCCTGCCGGACAAGACCCTGACCCGAACCTGGGGTGTCCATTCAGGGTCCGGCCATCCTGTGCACGGCTATGAAATTCACCATGGACAGACAACGCCGCTGGCAGACGACCTGCGTGTGGCGTTGCGTGACAACGCAGGGGAGCCGTTGGGTTATATGCGTGCCGATGGCCGCGTGGTCGGTTCGTATCTGCACGGCCTGTTTGATGCGGACGAGTTCCGGCGTTGGTTCATCAACCAGCTGCGCATGGACAAGGGGCTGTCGCCTCTGGATGGCGTACAGGTCACGTTTGATCTGGAGGACGCGCTGGATAACCTGGCCTCTGTGGTGCGGGAAGCCGTGTGCATGGACAAGGTCTACAAGGCGCTCGGTTTTTCCGGCTGCTGCAATCAGGCTAGCCTGTTCTACCGGATGGGCGGCTGATCCACGACAGGGAGAAACCGTTCCTAGGTCACTCCTTCGGAGTCGGAGGAGGTCGCCACCGTGCAGGTGTTTTTGCCCTTGGACTTGGATTCGTACATGGCCTGATCCGCGCTCTTGAGCAGTTCGGTCCCAGCGTCATTGTGGTCGGGGTGCACCGCCACGCCTATACTGGCTCCGATTTGTACCTGGGCGGCCTTCAGCGGGAACGGGCGACACAATTCCTTGACGATCTTTTCTCCCACCATGGCGGCTTCATCAACGCTTTTGATTTCACTCAGGATAATCGCGAATTCGTCGCCACCCAGTCGGGCAACGGTGTCGGTTTTGCGCACGGTGTTTGAGAGGGTGTCGCCGACCTTGATCAGCAGTTCATCTCCGGCTTCGTGTCCGTGGGTATCGTTGACTGCCTTGAACCCGTCCAGATCGATGAAGAGTATGGCGAGTTTGCGTTCGTACCGTTTGGCATGGGCTATGCCTGTGGTCAGCCTGTCAAAAAAGTTCTTGCGGTTGGGCAGGCCGGTCAGCGAGTCGAACAGGGCCATGGATATCAACTGCGTCTGATAAATCTTGCGTCGCGAAATGGCCATGGCCAGATGCCATGAGCCAAAGGCGATGAGCAGAAACAATCCGCCGCCGCCCAGGAAGAGCTTGAACATGAGGGTATGAGTATACCCCTGCATGACCTCAGCCGGAACATGGGAGAGCAGTACCCAGAAATACTGCGGCTTGTCTGTAGCGGTGTGTGTGACTTGGTCAGCAGGTATGTTCTTGCTGGCTTGGACAGCTTCTTCAATTGGGTAAATTGTTTTGAAGGTGAACAGACCATTTGTTGTTTGAATCTGTCCGGCTCCCATTTCGAGAATCCGCTGCCATTCGGTGGGATAGTCTCTGGCAAAGGTTGCGTTGGCCCGGTCTTTAAACATGAACCCCCATTCCTTGTCTTTTTCTGGACCAAGGAGCCAGTACCCATCAGAATTCAGGAGTGCCTTGGAGCCTTGGGAATTTGAGCCGGACCTGACAATTCGTCCCAGCAACTTGCGGGCGGCATAATTGATCAGAACGATACCTCTTTTTTTTCCGTCAGAGTCGAAGACCGGAGTACCTATCCTTATCATGGGATTCAGGGGGCGTTCCACATGACCGCCTTCCACATTGAGATCAAGCGGGGAAATAAAAAGATCTTGTTGGTTAAGGGCGAAACACTCCTTGAAGTAGTATCGATTGCCCTTGTTTTGCAATTTGTCTTTCGTCACAGCCATGGCCTTGCCGCTGTAATTTACGCGAACTGTCTCCATTCCGTTTTCATCCAGAAAGCGGATCTGGTCATAGATGTGTTTGCTTTCAGCCAGACGAGCGTATTCGCGTTCTATATCCGGGATCATACTCCTGGTACCGGAGTCGAGATGCAGGATGAGTTCGTTTTGTCGTGCAAGAAACAGTACGTCACTCACAATGTGGTCGAATTCATTGTAAATGGTGGCTTGTTGAAGTTCGATGGAAGTCGTTTGGCGAGACTTGATATCCGAGAGGAATGTCTTCAGATTGGATTGGTACATGACTGCGACGCTGCCGCCCAGTACGGCACCGATGGACAGGAACAGGATAAGAAAAAGGTTCATGGCCCTTTGGACGATTTTCACGTTGTCCGGTATACCGTTGGGTTGTGTCTTGCTGACGTTTTGGGGCATCAGGTTAACCATCCTTCCATGATGTTTTGATGTCGTGAATACTGACGGATATGTATTTCCCAATAGTCCTGTGTTTATCAGTAGTTGAAAACTAGACCTGTTTTCGGAATAAACCAATGATTTTATCCGGTGGGAGATATGATTTGGGCGCACTGTTAAGAATAAGGCACAGAATCTGCGCTTTGTTGGCCATGAGGATGCATGCGTAGTAACGCGCGCGCAATCCCTTCGGCATCCCTGTTTTACTGTTCTCTTCCAGAAATCAGGCCGGATATGCTGAAACTGTATTTGTAGACTGCCTCGGTCGACATTTTTTTCACAAACTGAGGTTTGAGTCTTGACTTGTGGGTCAAAAACAGGTTTTTAGGTGGGCCGCGAGGTTCTCTGGCCGTTTGCGGATGGAATTGCACCACTCAATGAAAACGTGTATCCATCCGTGACAACGTTATTTCATAACAGGCCATATAGAGACCGCCGAAGCGGCCATCCAAGGAGGATCACATGTACGTTGGACTGAAAATGCTGCGCGACTTTGTCAAAGTCACCCCCCAGACCTTGGTCAAGGATGCTCAAAAAGAGCTCGAGACCAATAAACTCTGGATGCTCTTGGTGGTGGATGACGACGGCAAGTTGCTTGGCTACGTGCGCAAGGAAGACATTTTCGCCGCGCTGCCGTCCATCATGACCTCTCTGGAGAAACACGAGATCAATTATCTCATGAGCAAGCTCACCGTGGAGAAGATCTACCGCACCGATATCAAGACCGTGGCCCCCGAGACGGAAATCGAGGGTGCCGCCGACATGATGTTCGAGATGGATCTTGCCGGCCTCGCAGTCGTCGACACGAACGGAGAGCTGATCGGTTATATCAACCGGAACGTCATGCTCGACGTATTGGCCGAGGAGATGGGATACCGCGAGGGCGGCAGTCGACTGACCATTGAAGTCGAGGACCGCTCCGGCGTACTGTATGAAGTCGCCGGTGTCATCGCCAATATGAAGATGTCCATCATCTCCACCGGGACCTTCTTTTTTAACGGACGCAGAGTAGTGGTCGTCCGTATAGATACCGAAGACCCGTCCACCGTTGCCACGGCACTGGAGGACAGGGGCTACAAACTGGTCACTCCCGACGATTTCAAGGGGGAGTGGACCTAAGGGCTCACCAGCCGACTCGGCAGCATATGGACCAGTAACGGTGTTCAGGAATTCACCGTCTGGCCGTGCATACGTCGTTTATGACGGTGTGTTCTCAACCATAATTGCAGGATTATGGCATATCTTGACGTCAGTGACGTAACACTCACCTTCAAGGGCATCGCAGCTCTTATGGGGGTGTCCTTCACCGTGGAACAGGGGACGATCGCATCCCTTATTGGTCCAAACGGTGCAGGCAAAACCTCCATGCTCAACTGTATCAGTGGTCGCTATATCCCCGATGGCGGGGCTAAGGGACCTTGCTCAATCACCCTCGACGACGAATGTCTGCTTTCTCTTCCGGCGCACAAACGCACGGAGCTCGGACTTTCGCGCACCTTTCAAAACATCGCCCTGTTCAAAGGCCTTTCGGTTCTGGACAACCTCATGGTCGGTCGGCACAGCCAGATCAACTACGGGTTGTTTTCCTCCATTTTCTATTGGGGAAAGACTGTCAGGACAGAGGACAAACACCGCCGTCGTGTGGAAGATGTCATCGATTTTCTCAATCTTTCACCCTATCGGCATCATCATGCGGGACGCCTTCCCTATGGTGTGCAGAAACGGGTGGAACTCGGCCGCGCACTCGCCGCGGAACCCAAGCTCATTTTACTCGATGAGCCCATGGCTGGCATGAACCTCGAAGAAACCGAGGACATGGCTCGATATATCCTGGACATAGCCGAAGAGTGGGGCGTGACCGTCCTGCTCGTGGAGCACGACATGGGAGTTGTCATGGACATCTCCGATAAAGTCGTGGTGCTCGACTTCGGGTCCAAGCTAGCCGAGGGCACACCGGATGAAGTGCAGGCAGATCCCAGCGTCATCGCTGCCTATCTGGGCACCGAAGAAGAGACGTTCACCAGGAGATGAGACAAATAGGTCCGGACCCTGATCAGGGGACGAGAACACTCAAAATACGGATTGCACATGCCGAAATCATATAAGACAACATTGCCCCGTCTGCTCATCAAGCAGGCCGAGGAGCGCGCCCGGAAGACCGCCCTGCGTGAAAAGGAATGGGGTGTCTGGCAGGCCGTTACCTGGCAGGAAAACCTCAAGATCACAGCGGAATTCGCCTGTGGGCTGGAGAAGCTGGGGCTGACCAAGGGCGACATCGTCATTCTCATCGGCGACAACCGCCCGGAATGGATCTGGGCCGAGCTCGCCATTCAGGCTCTAGGCGGCATCGCACTGGGGCTGTATCAGGACTCACCTGCCGAAGAAATCGAATATATTTTTGCGCTTTCAGAATGCAAACTCGTGGTTGCCGAAGACCAGGAGCAGGTGGACAAGATGTTGTCGTTCCGCGACAACCTGCCTCACCTGAAGCATATCATCTATCATGATCCCAAGGGCTTGGTCGCTTATGAAGCGGACGTGGACGGGCTGCAGGATTTCAAGGCCATTCGCCGTCTGGGACGTGAAGCCCAGTCCGATGTGGTGGGCCGATACAAGGAGCTGGCTCGCAAGCTCGATCCCAATGACGCCTGTCTCATCGCCACCACGTCTGGCACCACGGGACGGCCCAAGCTGGCCATGCTCTCCCACGTCAACCTGCTCTCCATGGCCCATAATCTGGGTCAGTTTGACCCCAAATCCGCCAGGGACGAGTTCGTCTCCTTCCTGCCGCTGGCATGGATGGGCGAACAGATGATGGCCGTGGCGTCAGCGCTGCTGTTCGGCTTCTGCGTCAATTTTCCGGAGACCCCGGACACGGCCTCTGCCGACTCCCGCGAGATCGGGCCGCATTTTATCTTCTCCCCGCCGCGCGTGTATGAATCCATTGCGGCAAAGGTGCAGGGCGACATAATGGAGACTACGCCCATTAAGCGGTTCCTGTATCACCTCTTCCTGCCCATCGGGTATGAATATGTGGACACGGTCTTTGCGGGCGAAACCCCGTCAGCCTGGCTCAAGTTCAAGTATTTCATCGCGGACAAGGGGCTGTTTCGCGCTCTGCGCGATCGCCTTGGGTTCTCGCGCATGCGCAGCGCCACTACCGGCGGTGCGGCGCTCGGCCCGGATATCTTCCGTTTCTTCCACGCCCTTGGCGTCCGGTTGAAGCAGATCTACGGCCAGACCGAGATCGCGGGTATTTCCTGTATTCAC containing:
- a CDS encoding ABC transporter ATP-binding protein; this encodes MAYLDVSDVTLTFKGIAALMGVSFTVEQGTIASLIGPNGAGKTSMLNCISGRYIPDGGAKGPCSITLDDECLLSLPAHKRTELGLSRTFQNIALFKGLSVLDNLMVGRHSQINYGLFSSIFYWGKTVRTEDKHRRRVEDVIDFLNLSPYRHHHAGRLPYGVQKRVELGRALAAEPKLILLDEPMAGMNLEETEDMARYILDIAEEWGVTVLLVEHDMGVVMDISDKVVVLDFGSKLAEGTPDEVQADPSVIAAYLGTEEETFTRR
- a CDS encoding CBS domain-containing protein — its product is MYVGLKMLRDFVKVTPQTLVKDAQKELETNKLWMLLVVDDDGKLLGYVRKEDIFAALPSIMTSLEKHEINYLMSKLTVEKIYRTDIKTVAPETEIEGAADMMFEMDLAGLAVVDTNGELIGYINRNVMLDVLAEEMGYREGGSRLTIEVEDRSGVLYEVAGVIANMKMSIISTGTFFFNGRRVVVVRIDTEDPSTVATALEDRGYKLVTPDDFKGEWT
- a CDS encoding cobyric acid synthase, translated to MVKQTLFAGIPDVLDEQKYAHGGNVRRLAETAGCLPEEILDFSANVNPLGPPPWLGQVVGQALQSVDAYPDPDCYDLLMAASELYKVWPTQVIAGNGASELLFAIAGMGQHRQAIIPSPTYVDYARACKAHRLPIVEAGMTEDFQVDFPAMASLLTTPSVVFLCNPNNPTGTTISPADLREVATMFPQSRFVVDESFGEFMPEDTDRLIRNRPSNVITVLSLTKFYAIPGIRLGLAFGDPDVILRLKQRLPAWSVNLLAQKVGERCLRDKQYAAVTREETGLLRENLASGLRHIPGIKVMPGVANYLLCRMDRIGQDATGLQQRLLKEHHISIRLCGNYTGLDNNWFRVAVRDKDDNEQLIRAMEAVSGTARGPVVKRARKTPALMIQGTSSNAGKSVLAAAFCRIMLQDGYSVAPFKAQNMSLNSFVTDQGGEMGRAQVTQAMACRLKPDVRMNPVLLKPGSDTGSQVIVMGQPVGHMAVREYVEYKPRAWEAVKTAYDSLANEHDIIVLEGAGSPAEVNLKHHDIVNMAMARFANARVLLTGDIDRGGVFASMVGTMHLLTPMERDLVEGFLINRFRGDASLLDPAFGQMFEHTGKPVMGTIPYIHSLGLPEEDSVSFKEGFRPEHTSFPDDECVEIVVLDLPRISNFNDIDPLHAEPDVKIRVVSDARDVGTPDAIIIPGSKSTVPDMKTLKGTGMAAVLRELANDGHRTRIVGICGGFQMLGQTVDDPYGLESETTRVEGFGLLPVQTSLLPDKTLTRTWGVHSGSGHPVHGYEIHHGQTTPLADDLRVALRDNAGEPLGYMRADGRVVGSYLHGLFDADEFRRWFINQLRMDKGLSPLDGVQVTFDLEDALDNLASVVREAVCMDKVYKALGFSGCCNQASLFYRMGG
- a CDS encoding bifunctional diguanylate cyclase/phosphodiesterase, encoding MPQNVSKTQPNGIPDNVKIVQRAMNLFLILFLSIGAVLGGSVAVMYQSNLKTFLSDIKSRQTTSIELQQATIYNEFDHIVSDVLFLARQNELILHLDSGTRSMIPDIEREYARLAESKHIYDQIRFLDENGMETVRVNYSGKAMAVTKDKLQNKGNRYYFKECFALNQQDLFISPLDLNVEGGHVERPLNPMIRIGTPVFDSDGKKRGIVLINYAARKLLGRIVRSGSNSQGSKALLNSDGYWLLGPEKDKEWGFMFKDRANATFARDYPTEWQRILEMGAGQIQTTNGLFTFKTIYPIEEAVQASKNIPADQVTHTATDKPQYFWVLLSHVPAEVMQGYTHTLMFKLFLGGGGLFLLIAFGSWHLAMAISRRKIYQTQLISMALFDSLTGLPNRKNFFDRLTTGIAHAKRYERKLAILFIDLDGFKAVNDTHGHEAGDELLIKVGDTLSNTVRKTDTVARLGGDEFAIILSEIKSVDEAAMVGEKIVKELCRPFPLKAAQVQIGASIGVAVHPDHNDAGTELLKSADQAMYESKSKGKNTCTVATSSDSEGVT
- a CDS encoding AMP-binding protein; amino-acid sequence: MPKSYKTTLPRLLIKQAEERARKTALREKEWGVWQAVTWQENLKITAEFACGLEKLGLTKGDIVILIGDNRPEWIWAELAIQALGGIALGLYQDSPAEEIEYIFALSECKLVVAEDQEQVDKMLSFRDNLPHLKHIIYHDPKGLVAYEADVDGLQDFKAIRRLGREAQSDVVGRYKELARKLDPNDACLIATTSGTTGRPKLAMLSHVNLLSMAHNLGQFDPKSARDEFVSFLPLAWMGEQMMAVASALLFGFCVNFPETPDTASADSREIGPHFIFSPPRVYESIAAKVQGDIMETTPIKRFLYHLFLPIGYEYVDTVFAGETPSAWLKFKYFIADKGLFRALRDRLGFSRMRSATTGGAALGPDIFRFFHALGVRLKQIYGQTEIAGISCIHKDGEVDFTSVGAPIPETEVRITEEGEIISRSPAVFLGYYKNEEATRETVSEDGWLLSGDAGYFDDNGRLVVIDRLKDVMHLNDGTQFSPQFLENKIKFSPFLRESVVLGGGRDYVSAILCIDMAIVGHWAETQMVTYTTYQDLAAKDEVYQLIKDEVAKTNATLPAETQIKRFCLLYKELDPDDGELTRTRKVRRKTINERYGSLIEALYTDACAMNLETEITYQDGRVREICGAIRIEDMEA